In Calonectris borealis chromosome 25, bCalBor7.hap1.2, whole genome shotgun sequence, the following proteins share a genomic window:
- the STPG1 gene encoding O(6)-methylguanine-induced apoptosis 2 produces the protein MDTCLSADTHGCSEGAKGFKICFSPYKQHRKVISNSEKKGFNSQSKRFQYNQNENPGPGFYSVTHLSAEINSTSLSKKGTGYFPSLVPRTACEKISNYPAANAYKILPCFQSKQDFSKGNSSMFQQPIARKIEKIPTPAPNQYYVRRFGREDKGGHSHYNINDSLIKVSPKGITSCFKSKISRLARMDRFTPEPATYQPHKPTKEAKKTPFRQKFCLTLSAPAIPPCKDPPSPGPGQYDLVDYKGCPKQDCSSAVFVSNTGRWTGSGSQEGFPGPGTYSPRALGKCSFICSRGRKWLPAL, from the exons ATGGACACCTGCCTTTCCGCAGATACTCATGGATGTTCTGAAGGAGCAAAAG GTTTCAAGATTTGCTTCAGTCCTTATAAACAGCATAGGAAAGTAATctcaaactcagaaaaaaagggaTTTAATTCTCAATCAAAGAGATTTCAGTACAACCAA AATGAAAACCCAGGCCCAGGATTCTATAGTGTAACTCATCTGTCTGCAGAGATCAACAGCACCTCATTGTCAAAGAAAGGAACTGGATACTTCCCTTCACTG GTTCCACGCACTGCATGTGAGAAAATCTCCAACTATCCAGCTGCAAATGCCTACAAGATCTTGCCATGTTTCCAGTCCAAGCAAGACTTTAGCAAGGGAAACTCTAGCATGTTTCAACAACCCATTGCTAGGAAGATTGAGAAAATCCCCACTCCAGCACCCAATCAATACTATGTAAGGAGATTTGGAAGGGAGGACAAGGGGGGGCACA GTCACTACAACATCAACGATTCCCTCATCAAGGTGTCTCCCAAGGGTATAACATCTTGCTTCAAGTCAAAGATCTCCCGCCTAGCAAGGATGGACAGATTTACTCCAGAGCCTGCAACCTATCAGCCACATAAACCTACCAAGGAAGCAAAGAAAACTCCTTTCAG ACAGAAATTCTGCTTGACTCTTTCTGCTCCAGCCATCCCACCGTGTAAAGATCCTCCGTCGCCTGGGCCTGGGCAGTACGACCTTGTAGATTACAAAGGGTGTCCGAAGCAGGACTGCTCGAGTGCTGTGTTTGTCTCAAACACAGGGCGATGGACAGGGAGCGGATCACAGGAAGGGTTCCCTGGGCCAG GCACTTATTCACCCAGAGCGCTCGGGAAGTGTTCCTTCATCTGCAGCCGCGGGAGGAAGTGGCTCCCAGCGctgtga